From bacterium, one genomic window encodes:
- a CDS encoding YbaB/EbfC family nucleoid-associated protein, producing MFNMQKMLKQVQKLQEEMARVQDELSRERIEASAGGGVVRAVASGQGDLVEIAIDPSVVDPSDVAMLQDLVLAACGEAIRKARDHAAERMKAVTGGLQLPPGLPGLGA from the coding sequence ATGTTCAACATGCAGAAAATGCTCAAGCAGGTGCAAAAGCTCCAGGAGGAGATGGCTCGGGTCCAAGATGAGCTGTCGCGCGAGCGCATCGAGGCCAGCGCCGGCGGCGGTGTCGTCCGGGCCGTGGCGAGCGGGCAGGGGGATCTCGTCGAGATCGCGATCGACCCGAGCGTGGTGGACCCGTCCGACGTGGCGATGCTGCAGGATCTCGTGCTGGCGGCGTGCGGCGAAGCGATCCGGAAGGCGCGGGACCACGCCGCCGAACGGATGAAGGCAGTGACCGGGGGCCTCCAGCTGCCTCCGGGTCTTCCCGGTCTGGGCGCGTGA